One Sphaerisporangium krabiense DNA segment encodes these proteins:
- a CDS encoding esterase-like activity of phytase family protein, which yields MRKTMIGLGALVLALSMTAPVFADQGGDGRDQQGEHGGHGGGSFGRATLTGFASLPAETYVPGSEPSGGQIGTAPINGITPPFPGQPVQGFSGVLRRRDGTYDVLSDNGYGAKANSADFLLRVQRLAPDLRTGKVRVVGGVDLTDPKGRVPFALTRADRKLTGADFDVESIVAGDDGTYWIGDEFGPFLLHFSATGVLLEAPIPLPGVKAPENPGLDGAQPNLGSSKGFEGMARSVDGRTLYPMLEGTVAGDPAGTLRINEFDLRARSYTGRRWTYQLEDPANSIGDLITVDRHRFLVIERDNLQGDAARTKKVYLIDVRDRDRDGKADKTQVADLLDLANPRGLGGFGPTFRFPFQTIEDIVLLDDRTIALLNDNNFPFSNGRTPGRPDPNEFITVRLTRPLNADLPHHD from the coding sequence ATGAGAAAAACCATGATCGGGCTGGGCGCCCTCGTGCTGGCGCTGAGCATGACCGCTCCCGTCTTCGCCGACCAGGGCGGCGACGGCCGTGACCAGCAGGGCGAGCACGGCGGGCACGGCGGCGGCTCCTTCGGCCGCGCCACCCTGACCGGCTTCGCCTCTCTCCCCGCCGAGACCTACGTGCCCGGCAGCGAGCCCTCCGGCGGCCAGATAGGCACCGCCCCGATCAACGGAATCACCCCGCCGTTCCCCGGCCAGCCCGTCCAGGGCTTCAGCGGTGTCCTGCGCCGCCGCGACGGCACCTACGACGTGCTGTCCGACAACGGCTACGGCGCCAAGGCCAACAGCGCCGACTTCCTGCTGCGCGTCCAGCGCCTGGCGCCCGACCTACGCACCGGCAAGGTGCGCGTCGTCGGCGGCGTCGACCTCACCGACCCCAAGGGCCGGGTCCCCTTCGCGCTCACCCGCGCCGACAGGAAGCTGACCGGCGCGGACTTCGACGTCGAGTCGATCGTCGCGGGCGACGACGGCACCTACTGGATCGGCGACGAGTTCGGCCCGTTCCTGCTCCACTTCTCCGCCACGGGCGTCCTGCTGGAGGCGCCGATCCCGCTGCCCGGCGTCAAGGCCCCGGAGAACCCCGGCCTCGACGGGGCGCAGCCGAACCTCGGCAGCAGCAAGGGCTTCGAGGGCATGGCCCGCTCGGTGGACGGCCGCACGCTCTACCCGATGCTCGAAGGCACCGTCGCCGGCGACCCGGCGGGCACGCTGCGGATCAACGAGTTCGACCTGCGCGCCCGCTCCTACACCGGCCGCCGCTGGACCTACCAGCTGGAGGACCCGGCCAACTCCATCGGCGACCTCATCACGGTGGACCGCCACCGCTTCCTGGTCATCGAGCGCGACAACCTGCAGGGCGACGCCGCCAGGACCAAGAAGGTCTACCTCATCGACGTCCGCGACCGCGACCGGGACGGCAAGGCCGACAAGACCCAGGTCGCCGACCTGCTCGACCTGGCGAACCCGCGCGGCCTCGGCGGGTTCGGCCCGACATTCCGGTTCCCGTTCCAGACGATCGAGGACATCGTGCTCCTCGACGACCGCACGATCGCCCTGCTGAACGACAACAACTTCCCCTTCTCCAACGGCCGCACCCCCGGCCGCCCCGACCCCAACGAGTTCATCACCGTCCGCCTGACCCGCCCCCTGAACGCCGACCTGCCCCACCACGACTGA
- a CDS encoding sialidase family protein, with the protein MSAGDTPQSVRSWPEADVVGAAVGRPVVVYSKVGTAAGGELAHEGNRVPDIVALDPRTLVVAWRAGLRDARDPTATDQGSILVARSTDGGATWTNGTLAAATATHRYHYVIFLNDAGTLYALLGRITVAADRNREGDVDGFPVTMVAKRSTDAGRTWADVPVTVEVPANSRGVVLAGKPIKHQGVWVLPFWRSSGGANRAGVLRSTDLTTWRPGALTANPPGVGSIEEPQVVVSHDDPGVLVMMARPLDLRGGSSPAQRDAYYRTHAVHAVTCTSGDGGLTWSPVTFDPDIPNYYVKGLLTRASSGAYLAIYNTMAGPFTGSSASKPDQYREVLCYKIKRPGAPWGPGRLFADGARLTSGAARGWDVYASADEYAPGRFFVAWEHNQTDIMVASLDVGASFTGVGGGFGDLSAWTVTPGGGTAEADGSGGLRLANAAPGPGPGFSGVSQPYGPTGAFAASIKARVTAHGALDPATGAGAGTALKVATGTRRLMLALQADGVYSFAQGTPGWTRVHATEIDATAFHTWQVTVGAAGEAVLYRDGAETPARWVVAASRESPQVSVWCSGTAARPAGALVEDLEVVDVLAASSWDSFAGWTLNGTGGAAEVVGGTLRLRSAGARGSSASTGLDVALGCDFTLEFRGRVDDDSALDPDGGEGVSLGAKVANGHRRLMLAVQRGGVWSMRKGSRVWERVHATATAAAPATWRVTVGSSGVARLYRDGADTGATWVVQDSRESPQVTHWVTGTAGGNAAQCRIEWTRVTSTAPMASPPAPRRDSAP; encoded by the coding sequence ATGAGCGCCGGCGACACCCCTCAATCCGTCCGATCGTGGCCGGAGGCCGACGTCGTGGGAGCGGCGGTCGGCCGTCCCGTCGTCGTGTACTCCAAGGTCGGCACCGCCGCGGGCGGCGAGCTGGCCCACGAGGGCAACCGGGTCCCCGACATCGTGGCGCTCGACCCGCGCACCCTGGTCGTCGCCTGGCGCGCGGGCCTGCGGGACGCGCGGGACCCGACCGCGACCGACCAGGGGTCCATCCTGGTCGCGCGCTCCACCGACGGCGGCGCCACCTGGACGAACGGCACGCTCGCCGCGGCGACCGCCACGCACCGCTACCACTACGTGATCTTCCTCAACGACGCCGGAACCCTGTACGCCCTGCTCGGCCGCATCACCGTCGCCGCCGACCGCAACCGTGAGGGCGACGTCGACGGCTTCCCCGTCACCATGGTCGCCAAGCGGAGCACCGACGCGGGCCGCACGTGGGCCGACGTCCCGGTCACGGTCGAGGTGCCGGCGAACAGCCGGGGCGTCGTGCTCGCCGGCAAGCCGATCAAGCACCAGGGGGTGTGGGTGCTGCCGTTCTGGCGGTCCTCCGGCGGGGCCAACCGCGCGGGCGTGCTGCGTTCGACGGACCTGACCACCTGGCGGCCGGGCGCGCTGACCGCCAACCCGCCCGGCGTCGGCTCGATCGAGGAGCCGCAGGTCGTCGTCTCGCACGACGACCCCGGCGTGCTGGTCATGATGGCCCGCCCGCTCGACCTCAGGGGCGGGTCCTCCCCCGCCCAGCGGGACGCCTACTACCGCACCCACGCCGTGCACGCGGTCACGTGCACGAGCGGTGACGGCGGCCTGACCTGGTCACCGGTGACGTTCGACCCGGACATCCCCAACTATTACGTCAAGGGCCTTCTCACCAGGGCATCCTCGGGCGCCTACCTGGCGATCTACAACACGATGGCCGGGCCCTTCACGGGGTCGAGCGCGAGCAAGCCGGACCAGTACCGCGAGGTCCTCTGCTACAAGATCAAGCGGCCGGGCGCGCCCTGGGGGCCGGGACGGCTCTTCGCCGACGGCGCGCGCCTGACCAGCGGCGCGGCCCGCGGGTGGGACGTGTACGCGAGTGCCGACGAGTACGCCCCTGGCCGGTTCTTCGTGGCGTGGGAGCACAACCAGACCGACATCATGGTCGCCTCGCTCGACGTCGGCGCGTCGTTCACGGGCGTCGGCGGCGGCTTCGGCGACCTGTCCGCCTGGACGGTCACCCCCGGCGGCGGCACCGCCGAGGCGGACGGCTCCGGCGGCCTGCGCCTGGCCAACGCCGCCCCCGGCCCCGGGCCCGGCTTCTCCGGCGTCTCGCAGCCGTACGGCCCCACCGGCGCGTTCGCCGCGTCGATCAAGGCCCGGGTCACCGCCCACGGGGCGCTGGACCCGGCCACGGGGGCGGGCGCGGGAACGGCGCTGAAGGTCGCCACCGGGACCAGGCGGCTCATGCTCGCCCTCCAGGCCGACGGGGTGTACTCGTTCGCCCAGGGGACGCCCGGCTGGACCCGGGTCCACGCCACGGAGATCGACGCCACCGCGTTCCACACCTGGCAGGTGACGGTCGGCGCGGCGGGCGAGGCCGTCCTGTACCGCGACGGCGCGGAGACCCCGGCCCGCTGGGTGGTCGCGGCGTCCCGCGAGTCGCCCCAGGTGTCGGTCTGGTGCTCGGGCACGGCGGCGCGGCCCGCCGGGGCCCTGGTGGAGGACCTGGAGGTCGTGGACGTCCTCGCCGCGAGCTCCTGGGACTCCTTCGCGGGCTGGACGCTCAACGGCACGGGCGGCGCCGCCGAGGTCGTGGGAGGGACGCTGCGCCTGCGCAGCGCCGGCGCCCGGGGCTCCAGCGCCTCCACCGGGCTCGACGTGGCCCTCGGCTGCGATTTCACCCTGGAGTTCCGCGGGCGGGTGGACGACGACAGCGCGCTCGACCCCGACGGCGGCGAGGGCGTCAGCCTGGGCGCGAAGGTCGCCAACGGGCACCGGCGGCTCATGCTGGCGGTCCAGAGGGGCGGGGTCTGGAGCATGCGCAAGGGCTCGCGGGTGTGGGAGCGGGTGCACGCCACGGCCACGGCCGCCGCGCCGGCCACGTGGCGGGTCACGGTGGGCTCCTCCGGCGTGGCCCGCCTCTACCGGGACGGCGCCGACACCGGGGCCACGTGGGTGGTGCAGGACAGCCGTGAAAGCCCTCAGGTCACCCACTGGGTGACGGGCACCGCCGGAGGCAACGCCGCCCAGTGCCGCATCGAGTGGACCCGCGTGACCTCTACTGCGCCTATGGCGTCGCCTCCGGCGCCGCGGCGTGATAGCGCCCCTTAG
- the asnB gene encoding asparagine synthase (glutamine-hydrolyzing): MCGICGWVGYDRDLTESRDTLRGMTEQMACRGPDDEGMWLSPHGAVGHRRLAIIDIEGGRQPMIAEEDGRELVVLTYSGEVYNFTELREELEELGHRFRTRSDTEVVLRAYLEWGPGFAARLNGMYALGIWDTRTEEMLLVRDRMGIKPLYYYPTLDGVLFGSEPKAILANPLCRPAVDADGLRELLSFVKTPENGIYQGMYEVRPGSVVTVGRHGVAKERYWRLESHEHTDDVETTVATVRGLLDDIVERQLISDVPLCTLLSGGLDSSAVTALAANALYRYEEGKLRSFAVDFVGYAENFSPDEMRDTPDTPYVHDLVRHLDELGVEHADIILDSGDLMDPEVRSAVLRARDMPTGIGDMDSSLYLLFKAIRGHSTVALSGESADEVFGGYRWFHDPKAVHAGTFPWLVEGSGHRFTALEDVLRPDLARELDVPGYRAARYRQALDEVPRLPGETGLEARMREISYLHLTRFVQILLDRKDRMSMAVGLEVRVPFCDHRLVEYVFNAPWAMKTFDGREKSLLRAAVRDVLPASVLERRKSPYPSTQDPAYEKGLRDRTARVLSGHVAAEPLVDVGRIRAMLEAPQDEVSRHDVRGALEGFLQFNAWLERYRVRVDV; encoded by the coding sequence ATGTGCGGAATCTGCGGATGGGTGGGCTACGACAGGGACCTGACCGAGTCACGGGACACGCTGCGCGGCATGACGGAGCAGATGGCCTGCCGGGGCCCCGACGACGAGGGCATGTGGCTCTCGCCACACGGCGCCGTCGGCCACCGGCGGCTGGCGATCATCGACATCGAGGGCGGACGCCAGCCCATGATCGCCGAGGAGGACGGCAGGGAACTGGTCGTGCTCACCTACAGCGGCGAGGTCTACAACTTCACGGAACTGCGCGAGGAGCTCGAGGAACTGGGCCACCGCTTCCGCACGCGCAGCGACACCGAGGTCGTCCTGCGGGCCTACCTGGAATGGGGCCCCGGGTTCGCCGCCCGGCTGAACGGCATGTACGCCCTCGGCATCTGGGACACCCGCACCGAGGAGATGCTGCTGGTCCGCGACCGGATGGGCATCAAGCCGCTCTACTACTACCCGACCCTCGACGGCGTGCTGTTCGGCTCCGAGCCCAAGGCCATCCTCGCCAACCCGCTGTGCCGCCCGGCCGTCGACGCCGACGGCCTGCGTGAGCTGCTGTCCTTCGTCAAGACGCCGGAGAACGGCATCTACCAGGGCATGTACGAGGTGCGCCCCGGCTCGGTCGTCACCGTCGGACGCCACGGCGTGGCCAAGGAACGGTACTGGCGGCTGGAGTCCCACGAGCACACCGACGACGTGGAGACGACCGTCGCCACCGTCAGAGGGCTGCTGGACGACATCGTCGAGCGCCAGCTCATCTCCGACGTCCCGCTGTGCACGCTGCTGTCCGGCGGCCTGGACTCCAGCGCGGTCACCGCGCTCGCCGCCAACGCCCTGTACCGGTACGAAGAGGGCAAGCTGCGCTCGTTCGCCGTCGACTTCGTCGGCTACGCCGAGAACTTCAGCCCCGACGAGATGCGCGACACCCCCGACACGCCGTACGTCCACGACCTGGTACGGCACCTGGACGAGCTCGGCGTCGAGCACGCCGACATCATCTTGGACTCCGGGGACCTCATGGACCCCGAGGTGCGCTCGGCCGTGCTGCGGGCGCGGGACATGCCCACGGGCATCGGCGACATGGACAGCTCCCTCTACCTGCTGTTCAAGGCCATCCGCGGCCACTCGACCGTCGCGCTGTCCGGCGAGTCCGCCGACGAGGTGTTCGGCGGCTACCGCTGGTTCCACGACCCCAAGGCCGTGCACGCCGGCACGTTCCCCTGGCTGGTGGAGGGCAGCGGGCACCGCTTCACCGCGCTGGAGGACGTGCTGAGGCCGGATCTGGCCCGCGAGCTGGACGTCCCCGGCTACCGCGCCGCGCGCTACCGCCAAGCGCTGGACGAGGTGCCCCGCCTGCCCGGCGAGACCGGGCTGGAGGCGCGGATGCGCGAGATCAGCTACCTGCACCTCACCCGGTTCGTCCAGATCCTGCTGGACCGCAAGGACCGGATGAGCATGGCCGTGGGCCTGGAGGTCCGCGTCCCGTTCTGCGACCACCGGCTGGTGGAGTACGTGTTCAACGCGCCCTGGGCGATGAAGACCTTCGACGGGCGGGAGAAGAGCCTGCTGCGCGCGGCCGTGCGGGACGTGCTGCCCGCCTCGGTGCTGGAGCGCCGCAAGAGCCCCTACCCCTCGACGCAGGACCCCGCCTACGAGAAGGGCCTGCGCGACCGGACCGCCCGCGTCCTGTCCGGCCACGTGGCCGCCGAGCCGCTCGTGGACGTGGGCAGGATCCGCGCCATGCTGGAGGCGCCGCAGGACGAGGTCAGCCGGCACGACGTGCGCGGGGCCCTGGAGGGGTTCCTGCAGTTCAACGCCTGGCTGGAGCGGTACCGCGTGCGGGTGGACGTCTAG
- a CDS encoding ABC transporter substrate-binding protein: protein MSLVRGAGPAVAVPLLALAVLAPRPAAADIGRAAGAPRAITIAACAPGAMEPAEAPESCGGETAAAMFTGLVEYVPGTATTREAVASAITTKDNRVFTVRLRKGWLFHDGTEVKAANFVRAWSHAAGVSPDGSYYFRDIAGFGGPSRGGVLSGLKVLDDRTFTITLTRPSGGFVALLARPAFAPLPDSFFADPARYHKTPVGDGPYRFVSRSGGDVTLQRFDAYGGPALPRPERVVFRAFPDWDQAFLALRRGEIDYTPSLPHARWDHVVNTPFPGVHVLNFPLGRPEVAGNAPFRRALSMAIPRRRIVREFGAERAPADGFVPPPATGARPGTCGPACAYDPAGARAALAEARAAGFTPPRTFTIYYNSDALQRKWAAGAAAAATRAFRGRLTVVARSGPPFDAMVRRADAGGLAGAFRWAWLLDAPHASDVLATYRSGSPDNHTGYADRRFDALLDAADRTPAPGAAARLYHRAEKLLVRDMPAIPLFFYRNAAGYSQRLSGVRTTPFGGLDLYSVRV from the coding sequence ATGTCCCTGGTCCGAGGCGCCGGCCCCGCCGTCGCCGTGCCGCTGCTCGCCCTCGCCGTCCTGGCGCCGCGGCCCGCCGCCGCGGACATCGGCCGGGCGGCCGGAGCGCCGCGCGCGATCACGATCGCGGCCTGCGCGCCCGGCGCCATGGAGCCGGCCGAAGCGCCGGAGTCGTGCGGCGGCGAGACGGCGGCCGCCATGTTCACCGGCCTCGTCGAGTACGTCCCCGGCACGGCCACGACCCGAGAGGCCGTCGCCTCCGCCATCACGACCAAGGACAACAGGGTCTTCACCGTGCGGCTGAGGAAGGGGTGGCTCTTCCACGACGGCACCGAGGTGAAGGCCGCCAACTTCGTCCGGGCGTGGAGCCACGCCGCCGGGGTGAGCCCCGACGGCTCCTACTATTTCCGGGACATCGCCGGCTTCGGCGGTCCGTCGCGCGGGGGAGTGCTCTCCGGGCTGAAGGTACTCGACGACCGCACGTTCACGATCACGCTGACCAGGCCGTCCGGCGGGTTCGTCGCCCTGCTCGCGCGGCCGGCGTTCGCGCCGCTGCCCGACTCCTTCTTCGCCGACCCCGCGCGGTACCACAAGACGCCCGTCGGCGACGGGCCGTACCGGTTCGTGTCCCGGTCCGGCGGTGATGTCACCCTCCAGCGGTTCGACGCCTACGGCGGCCCGGCCCTTCCCCGGCCCGAGCGCGTCGTCTTCCGCGCCTTCCCCGACTGGGACCAGGCGTTCCTGGCGCTGCGGCGCGGCGAGATCGACTACACGCCGAGCCTGCCGCACGCCCGCTGGGATCATGTGGTGAACACCCCGTTCCCCGGCGTCCACGTGCTGAACTTCCCCCTGGGACGGCCGGAGGTCGCGGGCAACGCCCCCTTCCGCAGGGCCCTGTCGATGGCGATCCCGCGGCGGCGGATCGTGCGGGAGTTCGGGGCCGAGCGGGCGCCGGCCGACGGGTTCGTCCCACCTCCGGCGACGGGCGCACGCCCCGGGACGTGCGGCCCCGCCTGCGCGTACGACCCGGCGGGGGCGCGCGCGGCGCTCGCCGAGGCCCGCGCGGCGGGGTTCACCCCGCCGCGGACCTTCACGATCTACTACAACTCCGACGCGCTCCAGCGGAAGTGGGCCGCCGGCGCCGCGGCCGCCGCCACCAGGGCGTTCCGGGGGCGGCTCACGGTCGTCGCCAGGTCCGGGCCCCCCTTCGACGCGATGGTGCGCCGGGCCGACGCGGGCGGCCTCGCGGGCGCCTTCCGGTGGGCGTGGCTGCTGGACGCCCCGCACGCGTCCGACGTCCTCGCGACGTACCGCTCGGGGTCGCCCGACAACCACACCGGCTACGCGGACCGGCGGTTCGACGCGCTGCTCGACGCCGCGGACCGCACCCCCGCGCCCGGCGCCGCCGCCAGGCTCTACCACCGGGCGGAGAAGCTGCTGGTCCGCGACATGCCCGCCATCCCGTTGTTCTTCTACCGCAACGCCGCGGGGTACTCGCAGCGGCTCTCGGGCGTTCGCACCACGCCGTTCGGCGGCCTCGACCTGTACTCCGTCCGGGTGTGA
- a CDS encoding uridine kinase → MQLRPITHEALVEELADRVAGAPGRTRVALDGAPAARPEALADALVGPLRLRGREVVRVSASDFLRPASLRFEYGRTNPDAFYEDWLDQGALAREVLGPLEPGGSGKILPTLWNSATDRATRAPYVTVPQHGVLIMDGVLLLGRGLPFDLAVHLWLTPGALARRTPEDRRWTLPAYARYEEETGPRELADVVVRVDDPRHPAIVVG, encoded by the coding sequence GTGCAGCTACGCCCGATCACCCATGAGGCGCTCGTCGAGGAACTGGCCGACCGCGTCGCGGGCGCGCCCGGCCGGACGCGCGTGGCGCTGGACGGCGCGCCGGCGGCCCGGCCGGAGGCGCTCGCGGACGCGCTGGTCGGGCCGCTGCGCCTGCGGGGGCGCGAGGTCGTGCGGGTGTCCGCCTCCGACTTCCTGCGCCCGGCCTCGCTGCGCTTCGAGTACGGCCGCACCAACCCGGACGCCTTCTACGAGGACTGGCTGGACCAGGGGGCGCTCGCCCGCGAGGTGCTCGGCCCGCTGGAGCCGGGCGGGTCCGGCAAGATCCTGCCGACCCTCTGGAACAGCGCGACCGACCGGGCCACCCGCGCCCCGTACGTCACCGTCCCGCAGCACGGCGTCCTGATCATGGACGGCGTGCTCCTGCTCGGCCGCGGGCTGCCCTTCGACCTCGCCGTGCACCTGTGGCTCACGCCGGGCGCGCTCGCCCGCCGCACGCCCGAGGACCGGCGCTGGACCCTGCCCGCCTACGCCCGGTACGAGGAGGAGACCGGGCCGCGTGAGCTCGCCGACGTGGTCGTCCGCGTCGACGATCCCCGGCATCCGGCGATCGTCGTCGGCTGA